GTCTTCGACGGTGTCGGCGACGAGGAGGATGGCGCGGTTGTGAGGCTTGAGGACGCGCTCGGTGACGCAGTGGTCGAGAAAGGCCAGGAGCGGGTTGTAGAAACCGTCGGTGTTGAGGAGGAGGATGGGTTTGGCGTGGAGCTTGAGGGTTTGCCAGGCGAGGACTTCGAAGAGCTCTTCCATGGTGCCGAAGCCGCCGGGCAGAATGACGAAGGCGTCGGCGCGGTCGCCCATCATCGCTTTGCGGGTGTGCATGGTGTCGACGATATGGAGCTCGGAGAGGCCGTCGTGAGCGACCTCGAGGTCGACGAGGACTTCGGGAATCACGCCTACGACGCGGCCTCCGGCGTTGATGGTGGCCTCGGCTACAGCGCCCATGAGGCCAACCTTTGCGCCGCCGTAGATGAGGCCGATGTTGCGGGCGGCGAGGGCGCGGCCGAAGGCTTCGGCCTGCTCGCGGTAGATGGGGCGGGCGCCTTCGGCCGAGGCGCAGAAGACGGCGATGTTTTGTATCGACATACTGCACCTATTGTCGCAGGGTCGAGTGAGAGTGGTGCGAAGGGGCAGGTCGGGGAGAGCGGATGGTGGCGCTCTCCCCCGGCTGGCCTCATGTTGGGTCGTCCATTGCCGCAGGCGACCGGGGTGAGTTGGTTGTTAGTTGAGGACGACGGTGCTGTCGTTAAGGGCGCTCGAGACTTCGCAGATGACGGCGCCGGCTTCACGCTTGTCGGTCTTGACGTTGTTGATGACGCGGGTGCCGTTGGGAAGCTTGAGCTCCATGGTCTGGCCCGCGGCTACGGTCATGACCTGGTCGCCGGCCTTGAGCTCGATAGGTGCGCCGGAGGAGTTGCGGACGTTGAAGTGGATGGTCTTGACCTTATCGCCGAAGAAGGCGTGGACAGACGGAGTGACGTGGAGCGACGACGCGAAGGCAGCGCTCGGAGCGAGGGTGACGGCGAGAGTGGCGAGGACGACGGCGGACTTCAGGGCGGATGCTTTGAACGATTTGGTCATCATGGCGATTCTCCGGTTTGGATCTATGTTGCGTATCGGGAAGAGGTGCCGGCCACCCTTACCGTCGCACTTGGTTATACGCAGTGAATGTGAGAAGGTTCCGTGGTTCTTATCGAACACTCTGTGAATTAAGTTGTCCGGATTCGTACAGGGTGGAATGGATTAGGTGTCCGGTGAATGGACGATTAAGATGGAGGCTGGAGTGTTGGCATGGCGTCTCACCTTCTTGAAAAAATGAATCCGCAGCAGCAGGATGGCATACAGTCCGTCGATGGACCGGTGCTTCTGCTTGCGGGTGCTGGCAGTGGAAAAACCCGCGTGATCACGCATCGAATCGCGTACCTGATCCAGGAGCGCGGGGTTCCCGCGGACTCGATTCTTGCGGTGACGTTTACGAACAAGGCCGCGAAGGAGATGGCCGAGCGGGTCGACAAGATCATGGGGCATACGT
This genomic window from Granulicella sibirica contains:
- a CDS encoding TIGR00730 family Rossman fold protein, which codes for MSIQNIAVFCASAEGARPIYREQAEAFGRALAARNIGLIYGGAKVGLMGAVAEATINAGGRVVGVIPEVLVDLEVAHDGLSELHIVDTMHTRKAMMGDRADAFVILPGGFGTMEELFEVLAWQTLKLHAKPILLLNTDGFYNPLLAFLDHCVTERVLKPHNRAILLVADTVEDALTQLGL